A stretch of Patescibacteria group bacterium DNA encodes these proteins:
- the miaB gene encoding tRNA (N6-isopentenyl adenosine(37)-C2)-methylthiotransferase MiaB, producing MKYHLITYGCQMNKSDAERIAALLEKIGYSPTSNKNEADLIVIIVCSVRQSAVDRLSGQIRNLAKLKIKNSKLKILLTGCLLPKDKEKLKSQVDLIFEINQLPNLPLILSRLEGNSKNKKIKNLKLKITNYLEIKPKFSTFPIAYIPIMTGCNNFCTYCVVPYTRGREVSRPAKEIIDEVKELIKKGYKMIILLGQNVNSYQSPIQNSKAKMPNTKKIDFPKLLKMVNNLKGNFWLTFITSHPKDLSDELMKTMARCKKVMPYLHLPVQSGDNEILKKMNRQYTATDYKNLVKKIKKTFEKYRRGLERNLSLSTDIIVGFPGETKKQFENTAKLMREVKFDMAYIAKYSPRPQTAASKLRDNISIKEKERRWKILTEILQKTSLENNKKYLGKVIPVLVENKKNHLLFGQTRSFKKVKMENLLEKKQKISIGDMIKVKIKKIKPFGLEGVALAKFS from the coding sequence ATGAAATATCATCTCATCACTTACGGTTGTCAAATGAATAAATCTGATGCCGAGCGCATTGCCGCTCTTTTGGAAAAAATTGGTTATTCGCCAACGTCAAATAAAAATGAGGCAGATTTAATAGTCATTATTGTTTGTTCGGTGCGACAATCAGCTGTTGATCGTCTTTCTGGACAAATTCGAAATTTAGCTAAATTAAAAATTAAAAATTCAAAATTAAAAATTTTACTAACGGGGTGTCTTTTACCAAAAGATAAAGAAAAATTAAAGAGCCAAGTTGATCTAATTTTTGAAATTAATCAGCTCCCAAATTTACCCCTGATTCTCTCTCGTCTCGAAGGAAATTCTAAAAATAAAAAAATTAAAAATTTAAAATTAAAAATTACAAATTATTTAGAGATTAAACCTAAATTTTCAACCTTTCCTATTGCTTACATCCCTATTATGACTGGCTGTAATAATTTTTGTACCTACTGCGTTGTGCCTTATACGCGGGGTCGAGAAGTCTCAAGACCGGCAAAAGAAATCATTGACGAAGTGAAAGAATTAATTAAAAAAGGATATAAAATGATTATTCTCTTGGGCCAGAATGTTAATTCTTATCAATCTCCAATTCAAAACTCCAAAGCCAAAATGCCGAATACCAAAAAAATAGATTTTCCAAAGTTGCTGAAAATGGTCAATAATTTGAAAGGTAATTTTTGGCTAACTTTTATTACCAGCCATCCGAAAGATTTATCAGATGAATTAATGAAAACAATGGCAAGATGTAAAAAAGTAATGCCTTATTTACATTTACCAGTCCAGTCAGGTGATAATGAAATTTTAAAAAAAATGAATCGTCAATATACGGCGACTGATTACAAAAATTTAGTCAAAAAAATAAAAAAGACTTTTGAAAAATATCGAAGGGGGTTAGAAAGAAATTTAAGTCTTTCCACAGATATTATTGTCGGTTTCCCCGGTGAAACTAAAAAACAGTTTGAAAATACCGCCAAATTAATGCGAGAAGTAAAATTTGATATGGCTTATATTGCTAAATACTCGCCTCGCCCCCAGACGGCAGCCTCAAAACTCAGGGACAACATCTCGATTAAAGAAAAGGAAAGGCGCTGGAAAATTTTAACTGAAATTTTACAAAAAACATCTTTAGAAAATAATAAAAAATATTTAGGAAAAGTAATACCAGTTCTTGTTGAAAATAAAAAAAATCACCTTCTTTTTGGTCAAACAAGAAGTTTTAAAAAAGTAAAAATGGAAAATCTATTAGAAAAGAAGCAAAAAATATCAATTGGTGATATGATCAAGGTTAAAATTAAGAAAATAAAGCCTTTTGGCTTAGAGGGTGTTGCTCTCGCGAAGTTTTCTTAA
- a CDS encoding PrsW family glutamic-type intramembrane protease, with amino-acid sequence MNKYVLILSLSFLPSLFWLFIARRIDKKNPEPIKEILRVFLLGIMIALPTLVLAQGLKFFLDKIAVNYFFYIIIISFFVDGLIEEFAKYLILKEGVYDRKVFNEPLDGFVYAVTVATGFAFFENFFYLLSSGPQLIVLRFATPTLMHVLASGIIGYHLGEVKFFQPKNKKFILAGSLFLAVGFHGLYNTIIRFNFFWNIVPLIFLILSVYIYILFGLKKTSREQHPLSQKALFS; translated from the coding sequence ATGAATAAATATGTTTTAATTTTATCCCTTTCTTTTTTGCCAAGTCTTTTTTGGCTTTTTATTGCTCGAAGAATTGATAAAAAAAACCCAGAGCCAATCAAGGAAATTTTAAGAGTTTTCTTACTGGGAATTATGATTGCTTTGCCGACCTTAGTTTTGGCCCAGGGATTAAAATTTTTTTTAGATAAAATTGCTGTCAACTATTTTTTTTATATCATTATTATCTCATTTTTCGTTGATGGTTTAATTGAAGAATTTGCTAAATATCTTATCCTGAAAGAGGGCGTTTATGACCGTAAGGTTTTTAATGAACCATTAGATGGTTTTGTTTACGCCGTAACCGTCGCCACTGGTTTTGCTTTTTTTGAAAATTTTTTCTATTTGCTTTCGAGTGGGCCGCAATTAATCGTCCTTCGTTTTGCCACTCCAACCTTAATGCATGTTTTAGCCAGCGGTATCATAGGCTATCATTTAGGGGAAGTAAAGTTTTTCCAACCTAAAAACAAAAAATTTATTCTTGCGGGCAGTCTTTTTTTGGCTGTTGGTTTTCATGGGCTTTACAACACGATTATTCGTTTTAATTTTTTCTGGAACATCGTGCCTCTGATTTTTTTGATTTTAAGTGTTTATATCTATATTTTGTTTGGCCTTAAGAAAACTTCGCGAGAGCAACACCCTCTAAGCCAAAAGGCTTTATTTTCTTAA
- the thrS gene encoding threonine--tRNA ligase — protein MINLEILRHSTSHLMAAAVLALFPEAKFGIGPVIENGFYYDFELERTLRSDDLEKIEKKMKELIKEDLRFEKKEMPLEEAMELFKKLNQPYKIELLEDLKKYGTTDENLKSQISNLKPQKTVTIYQLGNFIDLCRGPHLKSTKEIGVFKLLKVAGAYWRGDEKNKMLQRIYGTAFFTQEELNDYLKNLEETEKRDHRELGKNLDFYSSPEELGAGLILWHPKGALVRKMIEDFWKEEHKKRGYQLVYSPHLGKLNLWKKSGHWDFYRDNLYSPIKIENEEYLLKPMNCPFHILIYQSQVRSYRDLPLRYAELGTVYRYERSGVLHGLTRVRGFTQDDAHIFCTTEQLEKEIVNVLKLAIFMMKTFGFRNYQVFLSTRPEKSIGTDQMWERATKALKNALEKTKIKYQIDPGEGVFYGPKIDIKTIDALGRAWQGPTIQVDFNFPERFNLYYIDKNGKKIQPVMIHRTVLGSMERFFGCLIEHYAGALPLWLSPIQIYLAPVGKAHWQASQKLGQEFEKLGLRVLVDQARETISYKVRKAEQQKIPYILVVGDKEIKGKTLNIRERGNKVKKMTKKKFIEKILKEIESKK, from the coding sequence ATGATTAATTTAGAAATTTTACGTCATTCAACTAGTCATTTGATGGCTGCTGCTGTTTTAGCGCTTTTTCCTGAAGCAAAATTTGGCATAGGACCGGTCATTGAAAATGGTTTTTATTATGATTTCGAATTAGAAAGAACACTCAGATCAGATGATTTAGAAAAAATTGAAAAGAAAATGAAAGAGCTTATTAAAGAAGACTTAAGATTTGAAAAAAAAGAAATGCCACTTGAAGAAGCAATGGAATTATTTAAGAAATTAAATCAACCCTATAAAATAGAACTTTTAGAAGATTTAAAAAAGTATGGCACAACCGATGAAAATCTCAAATCTCAAATCTCAAATCTCAAACCTCAGAAAACTGTGACAATTTATCAACTGGGAAATTTTATTGATCTTTGTCGCGGACCGCATCTTAAATCGACTAAAGAAATTGGCGTTTTTAAACTTTTAAAAGTTGCTGGCGCTTATTGGCGGGGTGATGAAAAAAATAAAATGTTGCAAAGAATTTATGGGACAGCCTTTTTTACTCAAGAAGAGCTAAATGATTATCTAAAAAATCTGGAAGAGACAGAAAAAAGAGATCACCGAGAATTGGGTAAAAATTTAGATTTTTATAGCTCGCCAGAGGAACTAGGCGCTGGTTTAATTTTATGGCATCCCAAAGGCGCTTTAGTTCGGAAAATGATTGAAGACTTTTGGAAGGAGGAACATAAAAAACGAGGCTATCAATTGGTTTATTCCCCTCATCTTGGCAAATTAAATTTATGGAAAAAATCTGGTCATTGGGATTTTTATCGAGATAATCTCTATTCACCCATAAAAATTGAAAATGAGGAATATCTTTTAAAGCCAATGAATTGCCCCTTTCATATTTTGATTTATCAATCACAAGTAAGAAGTTATCGCGATTTACCACTTCGTTATGCCGAATTGGGTACTGTCTATCGCTATGAACGTTCTGGGGTTCTTCACGGTTTAACAAGGGTTCGTGGCTTTACTCAAGATGATGCTCATATCTTTTGTACAACCGAACAATTAGAAAAAGAAATTGTTAATGTCCTAAAATTAGCTATTTTTATGATGAAAACTTTCGGCTTTAGAAATTACCAAGTCTTTCTTTCAACTCGGCCAGAAAAATCAATTGGCACTGACCAGATGTGGGAAAGGGCAACAAAAGCCCTTAAGAATGCTTTAGAAAAAACAAAGATAAAATACCAAATTGATCCAGGTGAGGGTGTCTTTTATGGTCCAAAGATTGATATTAAAACGATTGATGCCTTGGGTCGCGCCTGGCAGGGTCCAACCATTCAGGTCGACTTTAATTTCCCAGAAAGGTTTAATCTCTATTATATCGACAAAAATGGTAAGAAAATTCAGCCAGTCATGATTCACCGCACCGTCCTTGGCTCGATGGAAAGATTTTTTGGTTGCTTAATTGAACATTATGCTGGTGCTTTACCCCTCTGGCTTTCGCCGATTCAAATTTATTTAGCGCCAGTTGGTAAGGCTCATTGGCAAGCCAGCCAAAAATTAGGTCAAGAGTTCGAAAAATTAGGCTTACGAGTCTTGGTCGATCAGGCCCGCGAAACTATTTCTTATAAAGTCCGTAAAGCCGAACAACAGAAAATTCCTTACATTTTAGTCGTTGGCGACAAAGAGATTAAGGGAAAAACTTTAAATATCAGAGAACGGGGAAATAAGGTCAAAAAAATGACAAAGAAAAAATTTATTGAAAAAATTTTGAAAGAAATAGAAAGTAAAAAATAA
- the rplI gene encoding 50S ribosomal protein L9 codes for MRVILLQDVNHLGKKDEIKEVADGFARNFLLPKKLAILATPHEIEKIERKKTLEEERKKREEKKTQLIAQKIKELELVFKEKVNPEGKLYGSINAERIVTQLKEKDIFIREEQIEKFEPIKTIGDNEIKIRLSLSLTVSLKIKILPLDE; via the coding sequence ATGCGAGTCATCTTATTACAAGACGTCAATCATCTTGGCAAAAAAGATGAAATTAAAGAGGTAGCTGATGGATTTGCCAGAAATTTTTTACTACCAAAGAAATTAGCGATTTTAGCCACACCACACGAGATCGAAAAAATTGAAAGAAAAAAAACTTTAGAAGAAGAAAGAAAAAAGAGAGAAGAAAAAAAGACTCAACTAATTGCTCAAAAAATAAAAGAATTAGAATTAGTTTTTAAAGAAAAAGTTAATCCTGAAGGTAAGCTTTATGGTTCGATTAACGCCGAAAGAATTGTCACTCAATTAAAAGAGAAAGATATTTTTATTCGAGAAGAACAAATTGAAAAATTTGAACCAATTAAAACAATTGGCGATAATGAGATAAAAATTAGACTTTCTCTCTCCCTCACAGTTTCTTTAAAGATTAAAATTTTACCACTCGATGAATAA